CTGCGATGCTAGGGTTGGTAATATCGTACTAGATATTCCGAAGCCCAGACCAAAGCCTACGCGCATCGTTAGCAAGCCACCAAAACTTTCAGCTAGCGAGTAAATGCCGGTCGTTATCGTTGCGATAATGAGCCCAACGTAGAGCAGCTTATCGCGCGGCACACTTTTGATGAGCCCAGCCGTCAGAAACCTCGCAATAATCGCTGATGCAGCAAATACGCTGGTCACCAGACTAACCTGAAAATCTCCAGCATGAAATTCATTTTTTACGTATGCCGGAAAAGTAGACAACAACATCTGCAAGTTCAAAAACATCAAAAAAGAACAAATCGTTAACGAAATAAAGGATTTCGTCCACAATCGTTCCTGATCTTCCAGTAACATGATCTCTCCCACTTTCTCTATTTAAAAATCCTTGTTAACTCCACTGAAGTGATGATCAATACGATCAAGAAGCCCCATCATTAGCTCATACTCCTGTTCAGTTACACATTCCAGAAGTTCACTTCTCATTTCCTGTTCATAGCCTTTACCCGCTTCAATGATTGGCTTAGCCTTCTCTGTGCTGAACACCAGATAGGAACGTCGATCTTGCTTGCCCTTTTGCTTGTAAACAAGCCCCTTGCTCTCCAGTTGATCCAGAATACGTGTCGTCGTAGGATGATCCTTGCTCGTCCGTTCAGCAATCTCCTTCTGTATCAGCCCTTCAGCACTATCAATCTCGAGCAATACCGACCACTGCTCTGGAGTGATATCGAATGGCTTCAAGCGATGCTGCAAGTACATCGATAATTTGCGATAAGTCACGCCCATCGTGAAACCTAAGGTAGGAATAATTTCCCGCTCGGCTTTTGTTGGCATTCCGTTCACCTCATATCAGTTCATATAATTGTCATAACAACTATATGATAAGCAACTATTCTTTGTCAATGGAAGTTATTTTCAGGAAAATAATTCAAAAAACCCGTCGCTTCACAAAAAGCGACGGGCTTAAACTCTCGATATCGGTCTCATTATTGTTCGTCACTCGAGTCCGATTCTACATAATATTTCAATTGGGACAGCTTGTTATCCCAGAAGCGGTCGAAGTACGATAGCCAACGCTTCAACTCGAATAATGGGTCTGTATTCAAGCGATAGCGAGTCTCTCGGCCGACCTTCCGTTCCTGAACCAGCCCCGCATCTGCTAAAACATGCAGATGCTTGGAGAC
The window above is part of the Paenibacillus lutimineralis genome. Proteins encoded here:
- a CDS encoding MarR family winged helix-turn-helix transcriptional regulator — encoded protein: MPTKAEREIIPTLGFTMGVTYRKLSMYLQHRLKPFDITPEQWSVLLEIDSAEGLIQKEIAERTSKDHPTTTRILDQLESKGLVYKQKGKQDRRSYLVFSTEKAKPIIEAGKGYEQEMRSELLECVTEQEYELMMGLLDRIDHHFSGVNKDF
- a CDS encoding ArsR/SmtB family transcription factor → MEAARNKQDVFQAVADPTRRELLSILGDQELPLKELTRHFAMSRTAVSKHLHVLADAGLVQERKVGRETRYRLNTDPLFELKRWLSYFDRFWDNKLSQLKYYVESDSSDEQ